One stretch of Dokdonia sp. Hel_I_53 DNA includes these proteins:
- a CDS encoding lipopolysaccharide biosynthesis protein, translating to MGTLKSLFKHTFIYGLATVLPRILTALLTRLYTGYLPDTDAFGEVTIVFSYVMFLNVILTYGMETAFFKFFNEKKHKESTLSTSLISLLVTTVFFAVLAFLAIDFLAGISGVPSAYWKWVILIISFDTLAVIPFAYMRAQSKSTKYAMIKLLNVVISTTLSVILLVWLPRLDIIKSYFPSDKIELVFIALFAPSLITLLIVIKPYFQKWNFDRALHKKMLRYGGPILIAGLAFVVNESFDKILLERLLPEKIADSQVGIYGACYKLSIGMTLYATAFRIGIEPFFFSEAGNKNATQMYAQITKTFVVFGAIALFIYVVLVDVVKVILLNNTDYWEGMYIVPLILIAYLFFGIYQTLSVWYKTTDKTRYGAYISAGGAAFTILINVLLIPQIGYLASAIATCVAYGIMMIISYYIGRKHLAIPYDVKNILLYLIISISFSCVFFYGVRSYYGVGTLTTYTIGTFMTLVLSVLIGFKEKDMLLSLFKRK from the coding sequence TTGGGTACGCTTAAAAGTCTCTTCAAACATACATTCATTTACGGTCTAGCAACCGTATTACCTAGAATTCTAACAGCACTACTCACGAGGTTGTATACTGGATATCTTCCAGATACAGATGCATTTGGGGAAGTGACGATTGTTTTTTCATACGTAATGTTTTTAAATGTGATTCTTACCTACGGTATGGAAACTGCATTTTTTAAATTTTTTAATGAAAAAAAACATAAAGAAAGCACATTATCTACCTCGCTAATTTCTCTTCTTGTAACAACTGTATTTTTTGCAGTATTAGCATTTTTGGCGATTGATTTTCTAGCAGGTATTTCTGGAGTTCCTAGTGCATATTGGAAATGGGTAATTTTAATTATTTCCTTTGATACACTTGCCGTCATTCCTTTTGCCTACATGCGAGCACAAAGTAAATCCACTAAATATGCGATGATCAAGTTGCTTAACGTTGTGATATCAACAACATTATCCGTGATTTTACTAGTGTGGTTGCCTAGGTTAGACATCATTAAAAGTTATTTTCCTTCAGATAAAATAGAACTCGTCTTTATAGCCCTTTTTGCCCCAAGTTTAATAACATTACTGATAGTTATTAAACCGTATTTTCAAAAGTGGAATTTTGATAGGGCTTTGCATAAAAAAATGCTTAGATATGGAGGACCTATACTCATTGCGGGTCTTGCATTTGTTGTTAACGAATCTTTTGATAAAATACTTTTAGAGAGACTCTTACCAGAGAAAATAGCAGATAGCCAAGTAGGAATTTATGGGGCCTGCTACAAATTGTCTATAGGAATGACCCTTTATGCAACCGCATTTAGAATTGGGATTGAGCCATTTTTCTTTAGTGAAGCAGGTAATAAAAATGCAACTCAGATGTATGCACAAATCACAAAGACCTTTGTAGTCTTTGGGGCTATCGCTCTTTTTATATATGTGGTTTTAGTAGATGTTGTGAAAGTGATTTTACTCAATAATACAGATTATTGGGAAGGTATGTACATCGTTCCTTTGATTTTGATAGCTTATTTATTTTTCGGTATTTATCAGACTTTATCTGTTTGGTATAAAACCACAGATAAGACGAGATATGGCGCTTATATTTCTGCTGGAGGTGCTGCCTTCACTATTCTTATTAATGTGTTATTAATACCACAAATAGGATATCTTGCTAGTGCTATTGCTACATGTGTTGCTTATGGAATCATGATGATTATCTCCTATTATATCGGAAGAAAACATTTAGCAATTCCTTATGATGTAAAAAATATACTTTTGTACCTTATCATAAGTATTTCTTTTTCTTGTGTGTTTTTTTACGGAGTAAGATCATATTACGGCGTGGGAACTCTAACTACTTATACTATTGGTACATTTATGACCTTAGTATTATCCGTTCTTATTGGATTTAAGGAAAAAGATATGTTGTTATCACTTTTTAAAAGAAAGTGA
- the dut gene encoding dUTP diphosphatase produces the protein MKIKVINKSNHALPHYETIASAGMDLRANLTESITIGSLERAIVPTGILIELPVGIEAQVRPRSGLAAKKGITVLNAPGTIDADYRGEVGVILVNLSNDPFTIENGERIAQMVIAKHEQGQWDEVEELSTTDRGEGGFGSTGVK, from the coding sequence ATGAAAATCAAAGTCATAAATAAAAGTAATCATGCACTACCACACTATGAGACAATAGCTAGTGCGGGGATGGATCTACGTGCAAATCTCACGGAGTCAATAACCATTGGTTCACTAGAACGAGCAATCGTTCCAACTGGAATTTTAATAGAACTACCTGTAGGTATTGAAGCGCAAGTAAGACCTCGAAGTGGTCTTGCTGCAAAAAAAGGAATTACCGTTCTAAATGCACCAGGTACTATTGATGCAGATTATCGTGGAGAAGTAGGTGTTATATTAGTAAATCTATCAAACGACCCATTTACTATTGAAAATGGTGAACGTATTGCTCAAATGGTCATCGCAAAACATGAACAAGGGCAGTGGGATGAGGTAGAAGAACTCTCTACAACAGATCGTGGAGAGGGAGGCTTTGGCTCTACAGGTGTAAAATAA
- a CDS encoding nucleotidyltransferase family protein → MKIIVPMAGLGSRIRPHSLTVPKPLIPVAGSPIVHRLVRDIAKILDQPIEEIAFILGDPTFFGDEVTTQLGELATSLGAKASIYRQGEALGTGHAIMSAEPSLSGPAVIAYADALIRADLELDPDADSVIWTKTVANPEAYGVVKLNEKQDIIELVEKPSTFVSDQAVIGIYYFKDVAVLKEKLQEVIDENIMNGGEYQINDGIKKMMAEGRIFKTGTVDEWMDCGNKEVAIETNSKMLQFLHDDGQEQLVADNVTLENSKIIPPCFVGDNVVLKNTTIGPGVAIGAGTTIEDSTITHSLIQKQSYIKNVQWTEAMIGNKVHFDGSFTRVSLGDYSVMK, encoded by the coding sequence ATGAAAATAATAGTACCTATGGCGGGATTAGGTTCCCGTATTCGTCCACACAGTCTTACTGTACCAAAACCTTTAATTCCAGTAGCAGGATCTCCCATTGTACACAGATTAGTGCGCGACATTGCTAAAATATTAGACCAACCTATAGAAGAAATTGCTTTTATCTTAGGTGACCCAACATTTTTTGGAGATGAGGTAACCACACAATTAGGGGAGCTAGCAACTAGTCTAGGGGCAAAGGCATCAATATATCGTCAAGGAGAGGCATTGGGAACGGGACACGCTATCATGAGCGCAGAGCCATCCTTAAGTGGGCCAGCTGTAATTGCCTATGCAGATGCTTTGATACGTGCAGATTTAGAGCTAGACCCAGATGCAGATAGCGTTATTTGGACAAAAACTGTCGCTAATCCTGAAGCATACGGGGTGGTAAAACTTAATGAAAAACAAGATATTATAGAGCTTGTAGAAAAGCCTTCAACTTTTGTTTCTGACCAAGCAGTGATAGGAATATATTATTTCAAAGATGTAGCCGTTCTTAAAGAGAAGCTACAAGAGGTAATAGATGAAAACATAATGAATGGTGGCGAGTATCAGATTAATGATGGCATAAAAAAAATGATGGCAGAGGGCCGTATATTTAAAACAGGTACGGTTGATGAGTGGATGGATTGTGGTAACAAGGAAGTGGCGATAGAAACAAACAGTAAGATGTTACAATTTTTACACGATGATGGTCAAGAACAACTCGTTGCCGACAATGTAACATTAGAAAATTCTAAAATCATTCCGCCTTGCTTTGTAGGAGACAACGTTGTGTTAAAAAATACTACCATTGGTCCAGGTGTAGCAATTGGAGCAGGCACAACAATTGAAGATAGTACAATCACACATAGCTTAATTCAAAAACAGAGTTATATTAAGAACGTACAATGGACAGAGGCTATGATAGGTAATAAAGTGCATTTCGATGGTTCATTTACAAGAGTAAGCCTCGGTGATTACAGTGTGATGAAATAA
- a CDS encoding tetratricopeptide repeat protein: protein MNKKIYILVFIVLVTLSRKRILAQQPLEQTPFEDENVDDLGNVSDAFQVSFFEALKQKGIENYDRAISALDKCILLEPEKAILYFERGKNNVFLKNYDRAIEDFKKSLEINPNDKDVLIVLYDVYYTQRDYTAAEKIVKELMDFDIQYKEDLARIYTQTKRYNEALDLLDELEDEYGPDLYRDQLKNRLYMLSGNTERQVKEIEENIVSSPKSTAEYLKLIFLYSEQGNSRKAYETALELQKVNPEADEVQLALYKFYLIDNKTDLAVAAMQKVLESKTIALEGKHNVLNDFLIFVNENPQFEMQLENAITVFDKQVGSANIFYELAVYYLQKGDKVKALPYFKKALATSPEDLEIIKNIILLQLDEDQFLDAEKTVSEALDLYPSQPLLYLTYGVTLNKQNKFKEAIIQLETGIDYIIDDVKMEADFYNQLGDAYSGTGDSSKAKSYYEKVKSLQAKEN, encoded by the coding sequence ATGAATAAGAAAATCTACATACTCGTTTTTATAGTGTTGGTTACGCTTTCGCGAAAGCGTATCCTCGCACAGCAACCACTAGAGCAAACTCCATTTGAGGATGAGAATGTAGATGACTTAGGCAATGTTTCAGATGCTTTTCAAGTTTCATTTTTTGAAGCATTAAAACAAAAGGGCATAGAAAACTATGACCGTGCAATAAGTGCTTTAGATAAATGTATTTTGTTAGAACCAGAAAAGGCAATCCTATACTTTGAAAGGGGTAAAAATAATGTGTTTTTGAAAAACTATGATCGAGCTATAGAAGATTTCAAAAAATCCTTAGAAATAAACCCAAATGACAAAGATGTTCTAATAGTCTTGTACGACGTTTACTATACACAGCGAGATTATACAGCTGCAGAGAAAATAGTAAAGGAACTAATGGATTTTGATATTCAATACAAAGAAGATCTAGCCCGTATTTATACTCAGACTAAACGTTACAATGAAGCTCTTGACCTCTTAGATGAGTTGGAAGATGAGTATGGACCAGATCTTTATCGTGATCAATTAAAAAATAGACTTTACATGCTCTCTGGAAATACAGAGCGACAAGTGAAAGAAATTGAAGAAAATATTGTTTCTAGCCCAAAGAGTACAGCCGAGTATTTGAAGCTTATCTTTCTTTACAGTGAACAAGGTAATTCTAGAAAGGCATATGAAACTGCGTTAGAACTTCAAAAAGTAAACCCAGAAGCAGATGAAGTGCAACTAGCTCTTTACAAATTTTATCTTATTGACAACAAAACAGACCTTGCAGTAGCAGCGATGCAAAAAGTGCTAGAAAGTAAAACAATCGCTCTAGAAGGTAAGCATAATGTTCTCAACGATTTCTTGATTTTTGTAAATGAAAATCCACAGTTTGAGATGCAGTTAGAAAATGCTATCACCGTCTTTGATAAACAAGTGGGAAGTGCTAATATCTTCTATGAATTAGCAGTATATTATTTACAAAAAGGGGATAAAGTAAAAGCATTGCCATACTTCAAAAAAGCCTTAGCTACTAGCCCAGAAGATCTTGAAATTATTAAAAACATTATACTTCTCCAGCTAGATGAAGATCAGTTTTTGGACGCAGAAAAAACGGTCTCTGAAGCCTTGGACTTATATCCTTCACAACCTTTATTATATTTAACATATGGAGTAACTTTAAATAAGCAAAACAAATTTAAAGAAGCAATAATACAGTTAGAAACGGGAATTGATTATATCATTGATGATGTAAAAATGGAAGCAGATTTTTATAATCAACTGGGCGATGCTTATTCGGGGACTGGAGATTCTTCTAAAGCAAAAAGTTATTACGAGAAGGTTAAAAGCTTACAAGCAAAAGAAAATTAA
- a CDS encoding DUF4292 domain-containing protein gives MKKYSYLFIFILLASCSGTKKIATSESAEDITSSRLINEYYANALEYKTMDARTRLRYEDKNNSQSVTVTIRIEKDKKIWLNASLLGISGARALITPDKVQFYDKLNRQYFEGDFRFLSEYLGVDIDFFQLQRLLSGQTVYDLREGKYDFKKTAVGYTITPRKQLEGINLLFSISSENFMVDRQRVEQPAENVSLDVVYGAYRNVEGKPFPTQIDILANDNQNQTRVSIDFRDIDINVDTNFPFSIPSGYSKIELHAR, from the coding sequence ATGAAAAAATATAGCTACTTATTCATATTTATACTTCTAGCAAGCTGTAGTGGAACAAAAAAGATTGCAACTTCAGAAAGTGCAGAAGATATAACATCTTCAAGATTGATCAATGAATATTATGCAAATGCACTTGAGTATAAAACCATGGATGCTCGTACGCGTTTAAGGTATGAAGATAAAAACAATAGCCAGTCTGTCACTGTAACGATTCGTATTGAAAAAGATAAAAAAATATGGCTCAATGCTTCTCTATTAGGTATTTCAGGAGCTCGTGCATTGATTACCCCTGATAAAGTTCAATTTTATGATAAGCTTAATCGGCAATATTTTGAGGGTGATTTTAGGTTTTTGAGTGAATATCTAGGAGTTGATATTGACTTTTTTCAATTGCAACGCTTATTGTCGGGACAAACAGTGTATGATTTACGAGAAGGGAAGTATGATTTTAAAAAAACGGCAGTAGGATACACTATCACTCCTAGAAAACAATTAGAGGGTATAAATTTATTATTTTCCATAAGTTCTGAAAATTTTATGGTAGACAGACAACGAGTTGAACAACCTGCAGAAAATGTCTCGTTAGACGTAGTATATGGCGCTTATCGTAATGTAGAAGGAAAACCTTTTCCTACACAAATAGATATTCTAGCAAATGATAATCAAAATCAGACTCGAGTAAGTATAGATTTTAGAGATATAGATATAAATGTAGATACTAATTTTCCATTTTCTATACCATCAGGATATTCTAAAATAGAGCTTCATGCAAGATAG
- a CDS encoding murein hydrolase activator EnvC family protein, with amino-acid sequence MQDSCFSYKAILSCFFLFFIVSTVVGQSAEQKKLEKRRESLKQEMAQLQRLRDTNKKKEISILTQVEDLDTKIKLRTDLIKVTNRQANLLTREINENLSKMESLREELTILKEDYGEMIRKSYKSKSGQSKIMFLLSSESFKQAYKRTQYMKQYANYRKKQGNQIKERTKLLQQTNKKLVQQKKDKDVLIAENRIAKAALDKEKQRQAALVREIKKKSSSYTAQLRKKQRETDRIDHQIDKIIADAIKASNKKAGKSTTSNKGFALTPAEVTLARKFSRNKGKLIWPVERGRVTRRFGKSAHPTLPGITTINSGVEIETSQGASARAVFAGEVTTIQDMQGGAATVFIRHGDYFTVYTNLKNIKVKTGDQIAYKETLGEITRNAFSGKTILKFSVRRNTSKLNPADWVLGM; translated from the coding sequence ATGCAAGATAGTTGTTTCTCTTATAAAGCTATTTTGAGCTGTTTTTTCCTCTTTTTTATTGTCTCAACAGTAGTTGGTCAATCTGCAGAGCAAAAGAAGCTAGAAAAACGCCGAGAATCGCTCAAGCAAGAGATGGCACAATTGCAGCGTTTACGGGATACAAATAAAAAGAAAGAAATTTCTATTCTTACACAAGTAGAGGACCTAGACACAAAAATAAAACTGCGTACAGATTTAATAAAGGTTACAAATAGACAGGCAAATTTACTTACACGGGAAATTAACGAAAACTTATCTAAGATGGAAAGCCTGAGAGAGGAGCTAACCATTTTAAAAGAAGATTACGGAGAGATGATCCGTAAATCATATAAAAGTAAAAGCGGACAAAGTAAAATAATGTTTCTCTTATCTAGCGAAAGCTTTAAGCAAGCTTATAAGCGTACTCAGTATATGAAACAATATGCTAATTACCGTAAGAAACAGGGAAATCAAATAAAAGAGCGCACAAAGCTTTTACAACAAACTAATAAAAAGCTCGTACAGCAAAAGAAAGATAAAGATGTCTTAATAGCAGAAAATCGAATTGCAAAAGCAGCGCTAGATAAAGAAAAACAAAGACAAGCAGCACTTGTTAGAGAAATCAAGAAAAAATCGAGTAGCTATACAGCACAGTTACGTAAAAAGCAACGAGAAACAGATCGTATAGATCATCAGATAGATAAAATAATTGCAGATGCAATTAAAGCTAGTAATAAAAAAGCAGGTAAGTCAACCACAAGCAATAAAGGTTTTGCCCTAACACCAGCAGAGGTTACGTTAGCCAGAAAATTCTCTAGAAACAAAGGAAAGCTTATTTGGCCGGTAGAGCGTGGGCGTGTCACAAGACGCTTTGGGAAATCTGCACACCCTACCTTACCTGGGATTACAACTATTAATAGTGGAGTAGAAATTGAAACCAGTCAAGGCGCTTCGGCAAGAGCCGTATTTGCAGGAGAAGTCACAACCATACAAGATATGCAAGGAGGCGCCGCAACTGTTTTTATAAGGCACGGAGATTATTTCACAGTATATACAAATCTTAAAAACATAAAAGTCAAAACAGGTGATCAGATAGCCTATAAAGAAACACTAGGTGAGATCACTCGCAATGCTTTTAGTGGCAAAACAATTTTAAAATTTTCAGTTCGTAGAAATACTTCAAAGCTCAACCCCGCAGACTGGGTATTAGGAATGTAA
- a CDS encoding CsbD family protein, with translation MNSTEFEGKWNQVKGEFKQKYGKMFNDDETFAEGKFDEVAGRIQEKTGKSKEAIREEVEKW, from the coding sequence ATGAACTCTACAGAATTTGAAGGAAAATGGAATCAAGTAAAAGGAGAATTCAAACAGAAATATGGAAAAATGTTTAATGATGATGAAACCTTTGCAGAAGGTAAGTTTGATGAAGTAGCTGGACGTATCCAAGAAAAAACAGGAAAATCAAAAGAAGCTATTAGAGAAGAAGTAGAAAAGTGGTAG
- a CDS encoding acyl-CoA thioesterase: MEPRTPSDSKTILTDLVLPSETNPLNNLFGGELLARMDRAASIAARRHCRRIVVTASVNHVAFNRSIALGSVVTVEAKVSRAFKTSMEVFIDVWVEDRESGQRSQANEAIYTFVAVDDQGIPVQIPKLIPESTVEKERFDAALRRKQLSLVLAGKMKPNEATELKALFT; this comes from the coding sequence ATGGAACCGAGAACTCCAAGTGATTCAAAAACTATACTTACTGACCTTGTACTTCCTAGTGAAACAAACCCATTAAATAATTTATTTGGTGGAGAATTACTCGCGCGTATGGACCGTGCTGCTAGTATTGCTGCAAGAAGACATTGTCGCCGTATTGTTGTAACTGCCTCTGTGAATCACGTTGCTTTTAACAGAAGTATTGCTTTAGGTAGTGTTGTTACTGTGGAGGCAAAAGTATCTCGTGCTTTTAAAACTTCTATGGAGGTATTTATAGATGTTTGGGTAGAAGATCGTGAGAGTGGGCAACGCTCTCAAGCAAATGAAGCAATTTACACTTTTGTTGCTGTAGATGACCAAGGGATTCCTGTACAAATACCTAAGCTAATTCCAGAAAGTACAGTAGAAAAGGAACGCTTTGATGCCGCTCTGCGACGCAAACAGCTTTCTTTAGTGCTTGCTGGAAAGATGAAACCTAATGAAGCAACAGAGTTGAAAGCTTTATTTACATAA
- a CDS encoding SPOR domain-containing protein — translation MQLDQYISDLLYRYECVILPEFGAFLTQLQSAQVHSSTNAFYPPKKKLSFNRQLIDNDGLLANYISKTEMIPYEEATMKIASYVRYLYDGLHKGESQTLQNIGSLSLDEENKLHFEPSYHLNYLTSSFGLSSFTSSQVLREVYKEEVKSIEATTPIVFTPERRNSNWLKYAAAAVVILGVSGILGYTYLRDVEEFNYASKQEASIQLEDKIQEATFVIENPLPAITLAVSKPTGKYHIVAGAFRQEENAQTRVSQLREKGYKARQIGINRYGLHQVVYGSFTDSDEAINMLRKIRKEDNSSAWLLVQKIK, via the coding sequence ATGCAGTTAGACCAGTACATAAGTGACCTTCTTTATAGATATGAGTGTGTAATTTTACCAGAATTTGGTGCCTTTCTAACACAGTTACAGAGTGCTCAAGTGCATTCTAGTACTAACGCTTTTTATCCACCTAAGAAAAAATTATCTTTTAATAGGCAGCTTATAGATAATGATGGTTTATTAGCAAACTATATCTCAAAAACAGAGATGATTCCTTATGAGGAGGCAACTATGAAAATTGCATCCTATGTGCGCTATTTATATGATGGATTGCATAAAGGGGAAAGTCAAACGTTACAAAATATAGGATCTCTTTCTCTTGATGAAGAAAATAAATTACATTTTGAACCATCGTACCATCTCAATTATTTAACGTCTTCATTTGGATTATCTTCCTTTACTTCTTCTCAAGTGCTCAGAGAAGTTTATAAGGAAGAGGTAAAATCTATAGAGGCTACAACACCGATAGTTTTTACCCCAGAAAGAAGAAACAGTAATTGGCTTAAATATGCGGCGGCGGCCGTAGTGATTCTAGGAGTATCAGGAATATTAGGTTACACCTACTTGAGAGATGTAGAGGAGTTTAATTATGCTTCAAAACAAGAAGCAAGTATACAACTAGAGGATAAAATTCAAGAGGCAACTTTTGTAATTGAAAATCCACTACCTGCAATAACACTTGCAGTTTCAAAACCTACGGGTAAATATCATATTGTTGCAGGAGCATTTCGACAAGAAGAAAATGCTCAAACTCGTGTCTCACAACTACGTGAAAAAGGCTACAAGGCACGTCAAATAGGTATTAATAGATATGGTTTACACCAAGTTGTTTATGGTAGTTTTACTGATAGTGATGAGGCAATAAATATGCTCAGAAAAATACGTAAAGAGGACAACTCTTCTGCTTGGTTACTCGTACAAAAGATTAAGTAG
- the dprA gene encoding DNA-processing protein DprA translates to MSEKELLALLVLQYTPHLGDGSIKRLIQKFGSAQEVLLQKKSTLLAIDGIGEHKLSAFGKEEYYAFAKAELEYMSNDGIHAVSYLQDEYPLRLKHCIDSPVILFSRGKINWNNPRILSIVGTRKITTYGEDFIKKFIAEIAPLNPLIISGFAYGVDITTHKACIAHGLQNVGVLAHGLNQIYPKVHARYVNEVERNGGFVTDFWSSSTFVHTNFLQRNRIIAGLSEATIVIESAAKGGSLVTAEFANGYNREVFAVPGRTNDKQSIGCNNLIKQSRAHLLTNAADIVYMLNWKLEEKTKPVIQKQLFVELTDDEKLVWRFLSNNGKELLDSIALHCKMPTFKVASVLLQMELKGVVRPLPGKLFEII, encoded by the coding sequence ATGTCAGAAAAAGAACTTCTTGCCTTATTAGTTTTACAATACACTCCACATCTAGGAGATGGTTCTATAAAAAGGCTTATACAAAAATTTGGTAGTGCTCAGGAGGTGCTCTTACAGAAAAAAAGCACTTTATTAGCTATCGATGGGATAGGAGAGCATAAATTAAGTGCTTTTGGTAAAGAAGAATACTATGCTTTCGCGAAAGCAGAATTAGAATATATGAGTAATGACGGTATTCATGCCGTATCGTATCTACAAGACGAATATCCACTGCGACTCAAACATTGCATCGACAGTCCAGTAATACTATTTTCTCGCGGAAAGATTAATTGGAACAATCCACGCATACTAAGTATTGTGGGAACGCGAAAGATTACAACCTATGGAGAAGATTTCATTAAAAAATTTATAGCCGAAATTGCACCACTCAACCCACTTATTATTTCTGGTTTTGCTTATGGAGTTGATATAACAACTCACAAAGCATGTATAGCGCATGGATTGCAAAACGTGGGTGTACTAGCACATGGGTTAAATCAAATTTATCCAAAGGTGCATGCTAGATATGTTAATGAAGTGGAAAGAAATGGGGGTTTTGTGACAGATTTTTGGAGCTCGAGTACATTTGTACACACAAACTTTTTACAACGTAATCGCATCATTGCTGGCCTCTCTGAAGCAACTATTGTTATAGAGTCTGCCGCAAAGGGAGGCTCACTGGTGACCGCAGAGTTTGCAAATGGGTATAACCGAGAGGTATTTGCTGTACCAGGTAGAACAAATGATAAACAAAGTATAGGCTGTAATAATCTTATAAAACAATCTAGAGCACACTTACTAACTAATGCAGCAGATATCGTGTACATGCTTAATTGGAAGCTGGAAGAAAAAACAAAACCTGTTATACAAAAACAACTTTTTGTAGAGCTTACAGATGATGAAAAACTAGTGTGGCGCTTTCTTAGTAATAATGGTAAAGAACTTCTAGATAGTATTGCTTTACATTGTAAAATGCCCACCTTTAAAGTTGCCAGCGTATTATTACAAATGGAATTAAAGGGAGTGGTAAGGCCATTACCAGGTAAGCTATTTGAAATCATATAA
- a CDS encoding nicotinic acid mononucleotide adenyltransferase, whose protein sequence is MKTIKKLFGFVLIAALFTSCYSEVVVTDDYIEPAGPTLNQVLNQYEIWYIDIDRSSGDTVVPFLQKAFTVSFRNGTLFANNNLSGIGQNGGGFGIAVAGYDTFNYELDVAHDLDGDYSFDVRVLSNFEIELYHPFTGARYILEGFQRSSFDYDLVFYENIHYFLQEFEAWEKIYASDEGEVNPFDDENFLQFLPAGNSGNFRSSIDPNGTYINDIIWDFNGIYDVDDIPGEFYQKTLFLEYNTLEFEDFDLTIIDDTTIELYQPSTGTTYEFRGRGYIEFRTSTDGKSTKLPKYRKKTATIKKEIEALKEKKLKALKE, encoded by the coding sequence ATGAAAACGATCAAAAAACTTTTCGGATTCGTGCTAATTGCAGCTCTCTTTACATCATGTTACTCAGAAGTAGTAGTCACAGATGATTATATAGAACCAGCAGGTCCCACACTTAATCAAGTATTGAATCAATATGAAATATGGTACATTGACATAGACCGTTCATCTGGTGACACAGTGGTACCATTTTTACAAAAAGCATTTACAGTATCTTTTAGAAATGGTACCCTCTTTGCAAACAATAACCTTTCTGGTATTGGACAAAATGGTGGAGGCTTTGGTATTGCAGTGGCTGGGTATGATACTTTTAATTATGAGCTAGATGTTGCTCATGATCTAGATGGAGATTACTCTTTTGATGTAAGAGTGTTATCTAATTTTGAAATAGAGCTTTATCATCCATTTACTGGCGCGCGTTACATATTAGAAGGTTTTCAACGCAGTAGCTTTGATTATGACCTTGTATTCTATGAGAACATACATTACTTTCTTCAAGAGTTTGAGGCATGGGAGAAAATTTACGCAAGTGATGAAGGAGAGGTAAATCCTTTTGACGATGAAAACTTTCTACAGTTTTTACCTGCAGGCAACTCAGGAAACTTTAGAAGTTCAATAGATCCAAATGGAACTTATATAAATGATATTATTTGGGATTTCAACGGTATTTATGATGTAGATGATATCCCAGGTGAGTTTTACCAGAAGACATTGTTTCTTGAGTATAATACACTAGAATTTGAAGACTTTGACTTGACTATTATTGATGATACGACCATAGAGTTATATCAGCCTTCAACTGGAACAACTTATGAATTTCGAGGTAGAGGGTACATAGAATTTAGAACGTCAACAGACGGTAAATCTACCAAGTTGCCTAAATACCGTAAGAAAACGGCAACAATTAAAAAAGAAATAGAAGCTCTTAAAGAGAAAAAGCTTAAGGCGCTTAAAGAATAA
- the lysM gene encoding peptidoglycan-binding protein LysM, with translation MGLFSFIKNAGAKVFGIGKTDKEEAAEKAAAAEEKIALRNAHAARNMTETIRDLGLDVDNLDISIDGDVAVVTGSAHDQSTKEKVVLVVGNSTGIATVDDRLTVENPEPEARFYTVESGDSLSKISKEMYGDPMKYPQIFEANKPMLSDPDKIYPGQVLRIPHLDK, from the coding sequence ATGGGATTATTTTCATTTATTAAAAATGCAGGTGCAAAAGTATTTGGTATAGGAAAAACAGATAAAGAGGAGGCAGCAGAAAAAGCAGCTGCAGCCGAAGAAAAGATAGCATTGCGCAATGCACACGCGGCTAGAAACATGACAGAGACAATACGTGATTTAGGGTTAGATGTAGACAATCTTGATATTTCAATAGATGGAGATGTCGCTGTAGTAACAGGAAGTGCACATGATCAGTCAACTAAAGAGAAAGTTGTTCTTGTGGTAGGAAACTCAACAGGAATAGCTACCGTAGATGATAGATTAACTGTTGAAAATCCAGAGCCAGAAGCGCGTTTTTACACAGTAGAAAGTGGAGATTCTCTAAGTAAAATCTCTAAGGAGATGTACGGAGATCCTATGAAATACCCTCAGATATTTGAAGCAAATAAGCCTATGCTTTCAGATCCAGATAAGATTTATCCTGGTCAAGTATTGCGTATACCACATTTGGATAAGTAA